The DNA window GACTCGCCTTTTCCAGCGACGAACTTTCCAGCCTCTGGGTCCTCCTCGGCGCTCTGGTCGCTGCGGTGGTAGTTCAGGCGGCATCGTCGTACTCGCTCACGCTCCTGTTGAGCGTCGAAGCCCAGCGGCTCATTGCGGACCTGCGGTCGCAGGTGCAGCGGCACGTGCTCCGGCTGCCGGTGCGGGTCTTCGACAACACCAAGTCCGGAGAGCTCGTCTCGCGCATCATGGACGACGTCGAGGGCGTGCGCAATCTCGTGGGCACGGGGCTGGTCCAGCTCGTGGGCGGCGGGCTCACGGCGATCGTGTGCCTGGGCTTCCTGCTGGACATCTCGTGGCAGATGACTCTCTGGGCCCTTCTGCCGCTGGGCGGCTTCGCCCTGGTCTCCACCAAGGCCTTCCAGAAGATGCGCCCGGCGTTCCGGGAGCGCGGCAAGATCAGGGCCGAGGTTTCGGGGCGCCTCACCGAGGCGCTCGGAGGCATCCGTGTGATCAAGGGCTTCCACGCGATCAGCCGGGAAGAGGCGGTCTTCGCCGAAGGGGTGATGCGGATCTTCGCCAACGTGCGCACGACCCTCACCGCGCAGAGCATGGTGATGAGTCTGGGTTCGATGTTCACCGGGCTCGGGGGAGTGCTGGTGCTGGGTTTCGGCGGCTGGCTCATCGTGCAGGGCGATCTCACCGTCGGCTCTCTCTTCGCGTTCTCGCTCTTCCTCGGTTTCCTGATCGCTCCGGTGATGCAGATGGCGAACATCGGCACGCAGATGACCGAGGCCTTCGCGGGACTGGATCGCACGACCGAGCTGCTCGGCTGGCCCCTGGAGGACGACGATCCCAAGAGGGTGGTCGAGATGCCGGAGATCGTCGGGCACGTCCGCTTCGAGAACGTGCTCTTCTGCTACGAGACGGACAAGCCCGTGTTGCGAGGCATCGACATAGACGCGCCCCCCGGAGCGGTGGTCGCCCTGGTCGGGAGTTCGGGCTCGGGCAAGTCGACCACGATGTCACTGGCCGCCTCCTTCCTGACGCCCGACGACGGACGCATCCTGGTGGACGGCGTGGACCTGCGCACGGTGAAGCTCGACAGCTACAGGTCTCAGCTCGGTCTCGTCCTGCAGGACGATTTCCTCTTCGACGGATCGATCCGCGACAACCTTCTCTTCGCGCGTCCCGACGCTGAACCCGCCGACGTGCGGGCGGCTGCCGAGAGGTCTTTCGTGACCGAATTCAGCGACCGCTTTCCCGACGGCCTCGACACCATCATCGGCGAGCGAGGCGTCAAGCTCTCAGGGGGTCAGCGCCAGCGCGTCACCATCGCTCGGGCGATCCTGGCGGATCCGCGGCTGCTCCTGCTCGACGAGGCGACCTCGTCCCTCGATACCGAGAGCGAGGCTCTCATCCAGCTCAGCCTGAAGGAGCTGCTCAAAGACCGAACGACCTTCGTGATCGCCCACCGGCTCTCGACCATCCAGCGAGCCGATCAGATACTGGTCGTCGAGGGCGGGCGGATCGTCGAGCGGGGAATGCACGACGAACTGATGGAGCGGCGGGGTCGGTACTTCGAGCTCTACACCTTACAGGCGCGCATCTGACGGTCCGCAGGTAGGACCTCTCGGGTCGGACCGGCTTCCGAGATCGGACCGACTCCCCGGGGTCGGACCGAGTTCCGGGATCAGACCGAGTCCGGCGTTCCCCGGTCGTCCGGCGCTTGCGGCTCGTCCAGCGCCCGGGCTCTCTTTCTGATCCATATTCCCACCCCGGCCACGAGCCCCAGCGGCAGCAGGGTCAGCAGCCCGGTGGTCGCCAGGAACGCCATCCGGTTCTCCTCGTTGGCGTCGAAGCATACGGGGCAGGCGAAAGCCGTCTCGGGAAGGACCGCGAACACGAAGGCGGCGGCCGCAAGCGCGAGACCCGTCGTTGAGCGTCTCAGAAGTATACCCTCCAGTAGATGATCGGCCAGACCAGCACCACAAAATACCAGAAGACCGCTATCGAGGCTAGCTGGTTCCGGCTCAGCTTCTCCTTGTGCGTGCGGTACCATCCCCAGGACAGGGCCAGAATCGCTGCCACGGCATGGAGACCGTGCACGCCCACGATCAGGTAGAAGAGCGCTCCGTAGGTGCTGGAGGTCATGGTCAGCCCCTCCGCGATCAGCGCGGTCCACTCCCTTCCCTGCATGACCACGAAGAGCGCGCCCAGCACTGCGGCTCCCGCGACCAGCATGGAGACCATCCGGTCGCGTCCGCGGCTTTTCCACTCCAGTTGCGCCATGAGGAGCGCGATCCCGCTGGCGAGGAGCGCCGACGTGTTCAGCGCCGTCTCCTGCCAGGGGAGCGGCGGCTGCCCGTACGGCGGCCACATAGCGCCGGCCGCCGCGCCGGTGCGCACGATGGTGTGGGCGGTGATGAGACCGGCGAAGAGCATGATCTCGGTGAAGACGAAAACCACCATGCCCAGCACACCGTCGGGAAGCACCTTTCGCCGCGCCGGTAGGGATGATGCGTTCATACCGCCGTTCGCTTCACTACCCGTCGGGTCGGAAGCCCATCACGTACTCGGTCAGGGCCTGGATCTGCTCGTCGTCGTAGTTGAGGCCCCAGGCCACCATGAGACTGGAT is part of the Gemmatimonadota bacterium genome and encodes:
- a CDS encoding ABC transporter ATP-binding protein — encoded protein: MSAPKRKITGASLRHAFTEIIWPRRKLVVVGLVLIFVNRLCGLVLPASTKYIIDDFVQPLLGSGLAFSSDELSSLWVLLGALVAAVVVQAASSYSLTLLLSVEAQRLIADLRSQVQRHVLRLPVRVFDNTKSGELVSRIMDDVEGVRNLVGTGLVQLVGGGLTAIVCLGFLLDISWQMTLWALLPLGGFALVSTKAFQKMRPAFRERGKIRAEVSGRLTEALGGIRVIKGFHAISREEAVFAEGVMRIFANVRTTLTAQSMVMSLGSMFTGLGGVLVLGFGGWLIVQGDLTVGSLFAFSLFLGFLIAPVMQMANIGTQMTEAFAGLDRTTELLGWPLEDDDPKRVVEMPEIVGHVRFENVLFCYETDKPVLRGIDIDAPPGAVVALVGSSGSGKSTTMSLAASFLTPDDGRILVDGVDLRTVKLDSYRSQLGLVLQDDFLFDGSIRDNLLFARPDAEPADVRAAAERSFVTEFSDRFPDGLDTIIGERGVKLSGGQRQRVTIARAILADPRLLLLDEATSSLDTESEALIQLSLKELLKDRTTFVIAHRLSTIQRADQILVVEGGRIVERGMHDELMERRGRYFELYTLQARI
- a CDS encoding heme-copper oxidase subunit III, with amino-acid sequence MNASSLPARRKVLPDGVLGMVVFVFTEIMLFAGLITAHTIVRTGAAAGAMWPPYGQPPLPWQETALNTSALLASGIALLMAQLEWKSRGRDRMVSMLVAGAAVLGALFVVMQGREWTALIAEGLTMTSSTYGALFYLIVGVHGLHAVAAILALSWGWYRTHKEKLSRNQLASIAVFWYFVVLVWPIIYWRVYF